From a region of the Halobacteriovorax sp. HLS genome:
- a CDS encoding YafY family protein, whose translation MDKITKQRRQELIFQILKGRAIDDGLTANEVHKRLKNEGLAIDLRTVRRDLTALTSSHGLCSDELRPERYYPSSDYQLKYELHLNENTLQVLLIALNSLKFTSHDYFKNFATETETTIFNSLDSSLANSLRQSKGKYFFDYSTAGKPASTNTKDFEKIMIAIRENKIITCNNDSPYKSDEYNKKRRRFAPYIFILTSGIPYLIVQDQSDFTFKKLRATRVKNVHLSTKSFERINIKDEVHLETLIGGWGGISEKSTEIKINCNAQMATYFQERIIHPTQVVRKVSENTFEITFNCAKSSELARLISSFGGNVNSISPNDLYDDVKEIWTSGMSKAA comes from the coding sequence ATGGATAAAATCACTAAACAAAGACGCCAAGAGCTTATATTTCAAATTTTAAAGGGCAGAGCTATTGATGATGGCCTTACTGCTAATGAAGTACATAAACGCCTTAAAAACGAAGGCCTGGCCATTGATTTACGGACTGTAAGAAGAGACTTAACAGCCCTAACATCAAGTCATGGACTCTGCTCTGATGAGCTTCGACCAGAAAGGTACTATCCGTCTTCTGATTATCAACTTAAGTATGAACTTCATTTAAATGAAAATACATTGCAGGTTCTTCTAATTGCTTTAAACAGCTTGAAGTTTACTTCTCATGATTACTTTAAAAACTTTGCGACTGAAACAGAAACAACGATATTCAACTCACTTGATTCAAGTTTAGCTAATTCTCTGAGGCAGTCGAAGGGAAAATACTTCTTCGACTATAGTACAGCCGGAAAGCCTGCCAGTACAAATACAAAAGACTTTGAAAAGATAATGATTGCTATTCGTGAGAATAAAATAATTACTTGCAACAATGACTCCCCTTATAAGTCTGATGAGTATAATAAGAAAAGAAGGAGATTTGCTCCTTACATATTTATTCTAACTTCAGGAATTCCTTATTTAATTGTCCAAGATCAAAGTGACTTTACCTTTAAAAAGCTTAGGGCCACTAGAGTAAAGAATGTACACCTCTCAACTAAGTCTTTTGAAAGAATTAATATCAAAGATGAAGTTCATCTTGAAACACTAATTGGCGGTTGGGGCGGTATATCTGAAAAATCTACTGAAATTAAAATAAACTGTAATGCTCAAATGGCCACATACTTTCAAGAAAGGATTATCCATCCTACTCAAGTAGTTAGAAAAGTCTCTGAAAATACTTTTGAGATCACCTTTAATTGTGCAAAGAGTTCAGAGCTAGCAAGATTAATCTCATCATTCGGTGGCAATGTTAATTCCATCTCACCTAATGATCTGTATGATGATGTCAAAGAAATATGGACATCAGGTATGAGTAAGGCTGCTTAG
- a CDS encoding PcfJ domain-containing protein → MSISHVRETLLLNVFDLSLTEKEILAYIHAIGFKDESIVRAYSFSVKRKMPVLAKALFKEEAVTKKFYFMKESIPFFIENDNVLSLTVLYAPLIDKSYDEILEVIFGSGQFERYRKRVGAAFDKFGTNLLNNIYILSLLVDIHQFIDNVLVLNHRQAIDENIITKLKQPEVSLDWLVSNYKLTRVFRVLLTCEDENFTDSLRIINMIRNVEGDDYKEIVKECIGRKPISFYDIHTKLLPKSYEITNNQLRSISLNQDIENLDGENLYEYTISVPKTGEDLLITGATLKHCVGSFIEPVVNKTCQIINLKYKNKLAYTVELLPSSLGYRIGQFKGNRNSSEYEGYEGERYRNVLIELLNKKVEIK, encoded by the coding sequence ATGTCAATTAGCCATGTCAGAGAAACATTATTACTAAATGTCTTTGACCTTTCCCTAACAGAAAAAGAGATTCTTGCTTATATTCATGCAATAGGTTTTAAAGATGAATCTATTGTGAGAGCGTATTCATTTTCCGTAAAAAGAAAAATGCCAGTTTTAGCAAAAGCTTTATTTAAAGAAGAAGCTGTAACGAAAAAATTTTATTTTATGAAAGAGTCAATCCCATTCTTTATCGAGAATGATAATGTTCTTTCTTTGACGGTTTTATATGCACCATTAATAGATAAGTCATATGATGAAATTTTAGAAGTAATATTTGGAAGTGGACAGTTCGAACGATATCGAAAGAGAGTTGGTGCTGCCTTTGATAAGTTCGGAACAAATTTACTTAACAATATTTATATTTTAAGTCTTCTTGTTGATATACATCAATTCATAGATAACGTATTGGTACTAAATCACAGGCAAGCAATTGATGAAAATATCATAACTAAATTAAAACAGCCAGAGGTTAGTCTTGATTGGCTTGTTAGTAATTATAAATTAACTAGAGTGTTCAGAGTTCTTTTAACATGTGAAGATGAGAATTTTACTGATTCACTTAGAATTATAAATATGATCAGAAATGTTGAAGGCGATGACTACAAGGAAATTGTGAAAGAGTGTATTGGAAGAAAACCAATATCTTTCTATGATATTCATACAAAGTTATTACCAAAATCTTATGAAATAACAAACAATCAGCTACGGAGCATATCTTTAAATCAAGATATTGAGAATTTAGATGGAGAAAACCTGTATGAATATACTATTTCTGTTCCTAAGACGGGTGAAGACTTACTTATAACAGGTGCAACTTTAAAACATTGTGTAGGATCATTTATTGAGCCGGTCGTAAATAAGACATGCCAAATTATAAATCTAAAATATAAAAATAAATTAGCATATACAGTAGAACTCCTTCCTTCTTCATTGGGGTATAGGATTGGTCAATTTAAAGGGAATCGAAACTCTAGTGAGTACGAAGGTTATGAAGGAGAGAGGTATAGAAATGTATTAATTGAATTGTTAAATAAAAAAGTGGAGATAAAATGA
- a CDS encoding DnaB-like helicase C-terminal domain-containing protein, which translates to MKRLDFYIDDDYLHRNKIKFSTGYRILDDFFEGNGLGEGEVIVIGGRPAMGKTSLALNLSLNICKKYSKKILYFSLNEPADDLVSKQLAAEANIPLHKLVRGNKMDRKSLDRVIVSMNEMKKLNINFEDSDDLTIDIIQDICNEYFDSDLGAIFIDDIQSINIRADHSIEESYRIIMKTLKRISVKLGCPVFVLSQLDRRLERQQYKRPQLVNLKGCGEIEYKADVVMLLYRDDYYHPDTREPDVAEIIIAKNRKGEVGMCKLSYFRKTFKVRSL; encoded by the coding sequence ATGAAAAGATTAGATTTTTACATAGATGATGACTATCTTCATAGAAATAAAATAAAATTTTCAACTGGATATAGAATTTTAGATGATTTTTTTGAGGGCAATGGACTTGGCGAAGGAGAAGTGATTGTTATAGGTGGACGTCCAGCAATGGGAAAAACAAGTCTTGCTCTAAATTTATCATTAAATATATGTAAGAAGTACAGCAAAAAGATTCTATATTTCTCTCTAAACGAACCGGCAGATGATCTGGTTTCAAAGCAATTAGCTGCAGAGGCAAATATACCACTGCATAAACTTGTTCGTGGTAACAAAATGGATAGGAAATCTCTAGATAGAGTTATTGTGTCAATGAATGAAATGAAGAAGTTGAATATAAACTTTGAGGATTCTGATGATCTAACAATTGATATAATACAAGACATCTGCAATGAATATTTTGATTCAGATTTAGGAGCTATTTTTATTGATGATATACAAAGTATAAACATAAGGGCAGATCATTCAATAGAAGAATCTTATAGAATCATTATGAAGACTCTAAAAAGAATCTCTGTAAAACTAGGTTGTCCTGTTTTTGTATTATCTCAATTAGATAGGAGGCTTGAGAGACAACAATATAAAAGGCCACAGTTAGTGAATTTAAAGGGATGTGGCGAGATTGAATATAAGGCAGATGTTGTAATGCTTTTATATCGTGATGATTATTACCACCCTGATACAAGAGAGCCTGATGTTGCAGAGATAATTATTGCTAAAAATCGTAAAGGTGAGGTTGGTATGTGTAAACTTTCTTATTTCAGAAAAACTTTTAAAGTTAGGAGTTTATGA
- a CDS encoding PD-(D/E)XK nuclease family protein has translation MSKRYCREISNIGYIPCTLRSLVEELYNHPSFFLENTDVEYLNHHELDLKLCEIHQKLKADNYFHEAMKIRGNRGLILNALEELRLSLDGTSIDNLKLEDPHKSSSLIELYTLYRSEDLADYSKVFFSVLERLKIGKYDSLLRDIRITFLDDVEVVGYEKVLIELLEEKISITRFSSKEIDADLSKVSCSSSITANSSIRNTFRWMHENKFTSDNTKLVALNYDLYANELYKLKEEMPVYLERGLKCSNFSFFESFMTTLATQNKNNKEQDIFLNIVESLVRMRSEEKEQTELFRVFYKLVLNIVSDLKLASNIYLDLKIPIDAYEILSKEVSDLNFTSIDLDLDQTGLTLCSLDDCYALSCENIAVLGLEHGNYPKRQKIDPLLKKNERDLINKSTDAILIVDAYRVEDMLGTLIKNSSGQQLLTYESHNLETGKLKVPSTFFNKVLKAQGKEIKIENIYDLCNVKEQYVTDLKEQGVFLNTLSNEGLMTSINNQASKLYSKEVEDIDFGVSDNFKKDLSASSLENFYHCPYRFNLRSNLKVYPPELEEVDKSYWLDAMSRGTFLHKAYENLLKPFCVDDGLYSEYLGNIKDADIKKAIEGALDSKLNKEVTFREYNLDVPEYVRQEELTEMSENLVTFLAQEIEKNDSFYPIAHEYEFNFKWVLDGVELLFDGLIDRVDTDGKGNYRVVDYKTGKNPFKSEKQYLFVIEGKKLRDPYKVYFQHALYTKALLESEFSKDIKSIEAGYYFTSDRGDWTKVYHDGQTPEKKFENILKTYISEASTGKYFKNSTQCYYCDYKQICAGKQEKRERIDFEQLVNLKNAVMED, from the coding sequence ATGTCAAAAAGGTACTGTAGAGAAATATCTAATATTGGATATATACCATGCACGCTTCGTAGTTTAGTGGAGGAGCTTTATAACCATCCCTCATTTTTTTTAGAGAACACCGATGTCGAATACTTAAATCATCACGAATTAGATTTAAAATTATGTGAAATTCACCAGAAATTAAAAGCTGATAATTATTTTCATGAAGCTATGAAAATACGCGGAAACAGAGGACTTATTCTTAATGCTCTTGAAGAGTTAAGGTTGAGTTTAGATGGAACAAGTATTGATAATTTAAAGCTTGAAGATCCACACAAATCGTCATCTCTGATTGAGTTATACACTCTATATCGAAGCGAAGATTTAGCTGACTATTCGAAAGTGTTTTTTTCTGTATTAGAACGTTTGAAGATAGGGAAATATGATTCTTTACTACGAGATATAAGAATTACATTTTTAGATGATGTTGAAGTTGTTGGTTATGAGAAAGTACTGATCGAATTGTTAGAAGAGAAAATTTCGATCACTCGCTTTTCTTCAAAAGAGATCGATGCCGATTTGTCAAAAGTTAGTTGTTCAAGCTCAATAACGGCCAATAGTAGTATAAGAAACACTTTTCGTTGGATGCATGAAAATAAATTTACGAGTGATAACACGAAGCTTGTTGCCTTAAATTATGATTTGTATGCAAATGAGCTATATAAGCTTAAAGAAGAAATGCCAGTGTACCTTGAGAGAGGGCTTAAGTGCTCAAACTTTTCGTTCTTTGAATCATTTATGACAACATTAGCAACACAGAACAAGAATAATAAAGAACAAGATATATTTTTAAATATAGTTGAATCTCTTGTCAGAATGAGAAGCGAAGAAAAAGAACAGACTGAATTATTTAGAGTTTTCTATAAGCTAGTACTTAATATTGTCTCTGATCTTAAATTGGCCAGCAATATATATCTTGATCTCAAAATTCCAATTGATGCATATGAAATTTTATCTAAAGAAGTATCAGACCTGAATTTCACAAGCATTGATCTTGATTTAGATCAAACAGGGCTAACTCTTTGTTCTCTTGATGATTGCTATGCCCTTAGCTGTGAAAATATAGCGGTATTAGGACTAGAACATGGAAATTATCCCAAACGACAAAAGATTGATCCTTTGCTAAAAAAGAATGAGCGAGATTTAATAAACAAATCTACAGATGCAATACTCATTGTCGATGCTTATAGAGTTGAAGATATGCTTGGAACATTAATTAAAAACTCGTCCGGTCAACAACTTTTAACATATGAGAGTCATAACTTAGAAACGGGTAAATTAAAAGTTCCTTCAACCTTTTTTAATAAGGTTCTAAAAGCGCAAGGAAAAGAGATCAAAATTGAAAACATTTACGATCTTTGTAATGTTAAGGAACAATATGTAACAGACCTTAAAGAGCAGGGAGTCTTTTTAAATACTCTTTCTAATGAAGGTCTAATGACCAGTATTAATAATCAAGCTAGTAAATTGTATTCTAAAGAAGTTGAAGATATTGATTTTGGTGTGAGCGATAACTTTAAGAAAGATTTGTCTGCATCATCATTAGAGAACTTTTATCACTGTCCTTATCGCTTTAATCTTAGGTCTAACCTGAAGGTCTATCCTCCAGAATTAGAGGAAGTAGATAAATCCTATTGGCTTGATGCGATGTCTCGGGGGACTTTTCTTCACAAAGCGTACGAGAACTTACTTAAGCCTTTTTGTGTAGATGATGGCCTTTATTCTGAATATCTTGGAAATATCAAAGATGCTGATATAAAGAAGGCAATTGAAGGTGCTCTTGATTCAAAACTGAACAAAGAGGTGACTTTCAGGGAATATAATTTAGATGTTCCTGAGTATGTCAGACAAGAAGAGCTAACTGAGATGAGCGAAAATCTTGTAACATTCTTAGCTCAAGAAATTGAAAAGAATGATTCTTTTTATCCAATAGCGCACGAATATGAATTTAATTTTAAATGGGTTCTTGATGGTGTAGAGCTTCTATTCGATGGTCTAATTGATAGAGTAGACACAGATGGAAAAGGAAACTATAGAGTTGTTGATTACAAAACTGGAAAAAACCCCTTTAAATCAGAGAAGCAATATCTTTTTGTAATTGAGGGGAAAAAGCTTAGAGATCCCTACAAAGTATACTTTCAGCATGCTCTTTATACAAAAGCGTTGCTTGAGTCGGAGTTTTCAAAAGATATTAAGTCTATTGAGGCCGGGTATTACTTTACATCCGATCGAGGTGACTGGACGAAAGTCTATCATGATGGCCAGACACCAGAAAAGAAATTTGAAAATATATTAAAAACATACATATCTGAAGCAAGTACAGGCAAATACTTTAAAAACTCTACTCAATGTTATTATTGTGATTACAAACAAATATGTGCCGGAAAGCAAGAAAAAAGAGAGCGCATAGACTTTGAGCAATTAGTTAACCTTAAAAACGCAGTTATGGAGGACTAA
- a CDS encoding exodeoxyribonuclease V subunit beta: MATIKQPKDQETRDKITGNNTIDDLKCAQFVKAGAGAGKTSSIKDRVLNLVSKAELSPERMVIITYTTKAANELMTRIREIMESNLQLPNVEDALAKLTDSKISTFHAFCYDLLKEYPIEFCIDPELELADEKTTEIMLENCFDLMLQDSNNQESESRKLFASQMDTFLNLYDSNTPDSLKQAFLSLYQNRDLSPIKIDNSSLKDIDTLEKGITQSIGEYYNLVKDLYANIKSGKETDKMYVYMQESLINIINSKTEEQFVEYICDNRIGLIKGVGAQGAYKDPQILKDLKACAKLVKADSAYIESVIKIQYYNDALEVYPYFESVVEDYKALYGFIDFFDCLYLVKKKLDSDDHLRKLIQERFDIVIIDEFQDSDPMQADIAFHLAGKNTDKLFFVGDPKQSIYGFSRADISVYLEVMDRISDMGNGEVLELTSNFRSSGGLLDFINANFEKILIRSEERKDVSVDYTPMEKCEKKKDLPFTTEHWKLNYLLDEEAELPFRERPNKGVLRPREAYMVASQVKVMMDEQGLTPGDFLILFRSGTSMEAYEKALKELNIPVLNTKSKNFLKRNEVIELLNLLALSAFPKGQNGKFYRFCVLESDLLNISEESLNIVLEKDWSFEDKFRELCNIAGFTSLAIESEDDLYLQFIENLCSLAKTELVANNYDLKRTFHNLFEKAVNDSYFSAVKVSDESVNLQTKKANAVTLMTIHSSKGLESKVVIMSAFESKPFEDRQYVDRHKGEILIDSPFLSSKLADGLELTQLQEYYNKEGVRREEEEKRVLYVGVTRAEEQFILISKEDGENTQFISTLLDVAPEFKETIELDFNKHSKEYETREIHHEIECSNKAPVYKKEVLKSLINTENSSKSVSTLIEDSELFMGIEGRKNGQAFGTFTHLVMEYLCSIIYTQKNIEIDTNLLISKLYDQFGIKLENEYIENLKAVSKDFLKSSLATDIISADAIYTELPFSSEDKYHGIIDLIVENEEKIRVIDFKSDLLKTKKEEIKAHYKKQVDMYVKALESKVDKNVVGECLYLFEEG, translated from the coding sequence ATGGCGACTATTAAACAACCAAAAGATCAAGAGACTAGAGATAAGATAACTGGAAACAACACAATTGATGACTTGAAATGTGCACAATTTGTAAAGGCTGGTGCAGGAGCAGGAAAAACGAGCTCAATTAAAGACCGTGTATTAAATCTTGTTTCCAAAGCCGAATTATCGCCTGAGAGAATGGTCATCATTACATATACAACAAAGGCAGCGAATGAATTGATGACTCGAATTCGGGAAATAATGGAGAGTAATTTACAGCTTCCAAATGTTGAAGATGCACTAGCGAAGCTAACAGATTCTAAAATATCAACTTTTCATGCTTTCTGTTACGATCTACTCAAAGAGTATCCTATAGAATTTTGTATAGATCCAGAGCTTGAGTTAGCAGATGAAAAGACAACTGAAATTATGCTTGAGAACTGCTTTGACCTTATGTTGCAAGATAGTAATAACCAAGAGAGTGAATCAAGAAAGTTATTTGCTTCACAAATGGATACTTTTTTAAATCTTTATGATTCAAATACTCCAGATAGTCTTAAGCAAGCATTTCTTTCCCTTTATCAGAATAGAGATTTAAGCCCAATCAAGATAGATAATAGCTCTTTAAAAGATATAGATACTCTAGAGAAAGGTATCACACAAAGTATTGGAGAGTATTATAATTTAGTAAAAGATCTATATGCGAATATAAAATCAGGTAAAGAGACTGATAAAATGTATGTTTACATGCAAGAGTCTCTTATTAATATTATAAACTCAAAAACTGAAGAGCAATTTGTAGAGTATATCTGTGATAACAGGATTGGGTTGATTAAGGGGGTCGGTGCACAAGGTGCTTATAAAGATCCTCAAATCCTAAAAGACTTAAAGGCATGTGCAAAACTAGTTAAAGCTGATAGTGCTTATATAGAGAGTGTCATTAAGATTCAATATTACAATGATGCACTTGAAGTGTATCCGTACTTTGAGAGTGTTGTAGAGGATTATAAAGCGCTTTATGGCTTCATAGACTTCTTTGACTGTTTATACCTCGTAAAAAAGAAACTAGACTCAGATGATCATTTGAGAAAGTTGATTCAAGAACGTTTTGATATCGTGATTATTGATGAGTTTCAAGATAGTGATCCAATGCAAGCGGATATTGCTTTTCATTTAGCTGGTAAAAATACAGATAAATTATTCTTTGTAGGAGATCCCAAACAGAGTATTTATGGTTTTAGCCGTGCTGATATTTCTGTATATCTCGAAGTCATGGATAGAATATCGGATATGGGAAATGGTGAAGTACTTGAGCTAACATCTAATTTTAGAAGTTCTGGTGGACTTTTAGACTTCATAAATGCAAATTTTGAAAAGATTCTTATAAGATCTGAAGAACGCAAGGATGTGAGTGTTGACTATACTCCAATGGAAAAATGTGAAAAGAAAAAAGACCTACCATTTACAACAGAGCATTGGAAGTTAAATTATCTTCTTGATGAGGAGGCTGAACTACCTTTTAGGGAACGTCCCAACAAGGGAGTTCTTCGTCCAAGAGAAGCATATATGGTTGCAAGTCAAGTTAAGGTGATGATGGATGAGCAAGGTTTGACTCCTGGAGATTTTCTAATCTTATTTAGAAGTGGAACATCAATGGAAGCCTATGAAAAAGCACTTAAGGAATTAAATATTCCAGTTTTAAATACAAAGAGTAAGAACTTCTTAAAAAGAAATGAAGTCATAGAACTATTAAACTTATTGGCCCTTAGTGCCTTTCCGAAGGGCCAAAATGGTAAATTCTACAGATTCTGTGTTCTAGAGTCCGATTTACTCAATATAAGTGAGGAAAGTTTAAATATTGTACTAGAAAAGGATTGGAGTTTTGAAGACAAGTTTAGAGAGTTATGTAATATAGCAGGATTTACTTCTCTTGCTATTGAGTCAGAAGATGATCTTTACTTACAGTTTATTGAGAACTTATGCAGTCTTGCTAAAACTGAACTTGTTGCGAATAACTATGATCTCAAGAGAACGTTTCATAATCTGTTTGAAAAGGCGGTTAATGATTCATATTTCTCTGCGGTAAAAGTTAGTGATGAAAGTGTTAATCTTCAAACCAAAAAAGCTAATGCAGTTACTCTTATGACTATTCACTCGTCAAAAGGCTTAGAATCTAAAGTTGTTATTATGTCAGCTTTTGAATCAAAGCCATTTGAAGATAGACAATATGTGGATAGGCACAAGGGAGAAATCCTTATTGATTCTCCTTTTTTAAGCTCTAAATTGGCAGATGGACTAGAGCTAACACAATTGCAGGAATATTATAATAAAGAAGGAGTACGAAGAGAGGAAGAGGAAAAGAGAGTTCTTTATGTAGGCGTAACTCGTGCTGAAGAGCAATTTATATTGATATCAAAAGAAGATGGTGAAAATACTCAATTTATCTCTACATTATTAGATGTCGCTCCAGAGTTCAAAGAAACCATTGAACTTGATTTTAATAAGCATAGTAAAGAATATGAAACGAGAGAGATACATCACGAAATTGAATGTTCTAATAAGGCTCCTGTTTACAAAAAGGAAGTTCTTAAATCATTAATTAATACTGAGAACTCTTCTAAGTCAGTATCTACTCTTATTGAGGATAGTGAACTCTTTATGGGAATTGAGGGAAGGAAAAATGGACAGGCCTTTGGTACTTTTACTCATTTGGTAATGGAGTATCTTTGTAGCATAATTTATACCCAGAAAAATATTGAAATTGATACGAATCTTTTAATCAGCAAGTTGTATGATCAATTTGGTATAAAACTTGAGAATGAATATATAGAAAACCTTAAAGCTGTTTCAAAAGACTTTTTAAAGTCGAGTCTCGCAACTGATATTATAAGTGCTGATGCGATCTATACGGAATTGCCATTTTCATCAGAGGATAAATACCACGGTATAATTGATTTGATAGTTGAAAATGAAGAGAAAATTAGAGTTATTGATTTTAAATCTGACTTATTAAAAACAAAGAAAGAAGAAATTAAAGCTCATTATAAGAAACAAGTTGATATGTATGTTAAGGCCCTAGAAAGTAAAGTTGATAAAAATGTTGTAGGTGAGTGCCTGTACCTGTTTGAGGAAGGATAA
- a CDS encoding exonuclease domain-containing protein has product MNNFFVDKIYNDDRSITIYEFTELSASLFEKEVEMNSDMGFCTILDTETTGLDHHNNEIIEIAIRKWIYHKRDHYLIKPAAPERTPKYQKIQKHIN; this is encoded by the coding sequence ATGAATAACTTTTTTGTTGATAAAATATATAACGATGATCGAAGCATCACGATCTATGAATTCACTGAGTTATCTGCAAGCTTATTTGAAAAAGAAGTTGAAATGAATTCAGATATGGGATTTTGTACTATATTAGACACTGAGACAACAGGCCTTGATCATCACAATAATGAGATTATCGAGATTGCTATAAGGAAGTGGATTTATCATAAAAGAGATCATTATTTAATAAAGCCTGCTGCACCCGAAAGAACCCCAAAATACCAAAAAATACAAAAACATATCAATTAA
- a CDS encoding ion transporter, producing MKKSDKIQSFLENNVYYTAFLSILALVTGLESVFDFSFGKKFTHEYFDYGVFGIFAFDFLLKIIVYAREKFENSKIAFGGLFSIPFTFVDFIALVPDVISLIIGTQQIDLKALRALRALKLLRLTRVFSKNKRMFNYVLNFFRYKLYGQSLVFGANFAILFIFGSVFSFIHYEYSVYSDLIPSVRASINWGLNIFIDPYGSSYSESNSMLLKGVSLVGSTFGLFVYASIIGVFSNLYSGIFEIIDKGVGMTTIKKGDFVIIGWNHLIPSVAEHIVSANKQRVVLVTASDKSQVRKLFENVPGGADIFNNPLFEYVNTDYSSRDELERLNIWNAEKIVIVYDDNISGDLGDNYSSANARDAKILFTMKTIRGLVRQHNSKSRIVCEVFCKSNKHLFGEYSDVEIISKESLFSNVFSQSVAQDEILNVYKRLLKTEDKELYIVPFSDTSGSIGHDPKDYYDYQASYSRQGIGLVGLYFTSMKGGKAGVILSPSEAELEEAVAKYTLEQYVPSFILLAESPEELELFKKSYRKKAA from the coding sequence GTGAAAAAATCAGACAAAATACAGTCATTTCTAGAGAACAATGTCTATTATACAGCATTCTTATCTATTCTCGCTTTGGTTACAGGGCTTGAGAGTGTCTTTGATTTTTCTTTTGGTAAGAAATTTACTCATGAGTACTTTGATTACGGAGTCTTTGGAATTTTCGCATTTGATTTCTTGTTAAAAATTATCGTTTACGCAAGAGAGAAATTTGAAAATTCCAAAATTGCCTTTGGTGGTCTCTTTAGCATTCCGTTTACCTTTGTTGATTTTATAGCGCTAGTACCTGATGTAATTAGTCTTATTATAGGGACGCAACAAATTGATCTTAAGGCCTTGAGAGCATTACGTGCTTTAAAACTATTAAGGTTGACGCGAGTCTTTTCTAAGAATAAGAGGATGTTTAACTATGTGCTGAATTTTTTTAGATACAAGCTCTATGGTCAAAGTTTGGTTTTTGGAGCAAACTTTGCGATTCTATTTATTTTTGGAAGTGTTTTTTCTTTTATTCATTATGAGTATTCAGTTTATTCCGACTTAATCCCTTCTGTAAGAGCTTCGATCAATTGGGGGCTAAATATTTTCATTGATCCATATGGCTCTTCCTATAGTGAAAGTAATTCAATGCTACTGAAGGGAGTCTCTTTGGTTGGTTCGACATTTGGACTTTTTGTTTACGCTTCCATTATTGGTGTCTTTTCTAATTTATATAGTGGAATTTTTGAAATTATAGATAAAGGTGTTGGTATGACAACTATTAAAAAAGGTGATTTTGTAATTATTGGCTGGAATCATTTAATCCCGAGTGTAGCCGAGCATATCGTTTCTGCAAACAAGCAAAGAGTTGTATTAGTTACAGCATCAGATAAGTCACAGGTAAGAAAACTTTTTGAAAATGTTCCAGGTGGAGCTGATATTTTTAACAATCCACTATTTGAATATGTAAACACTGACTACTCATCAAGAGATGAGTTAGAACGACTCAATATTTGGAATGCCGAAAAAATTGTCATTGTTTATGATGACAATATCTCTGGAGATCTTGGAGACAACTATAGTTCTGCTAACGCTAGAGATGCGAAGATTCTCTTTACTATGAAAACGATTAGGGGACTCGTTAGACAGCATAATTCGAAGTCTAGAATTGTCTGTGAAGTATTTTGTAAGTCGAATAAGCATCTCTTTGGAGAGTACTCTGATGTTGAGATCATTAGTAAAGAATCTCTCTTTTCCAATGTATTTAGCCAGTCTGTGGCCCAAGATGAAATTCTGAATGTTTATAAGAGATTGCTAAAAACAGAAGATAAGGAACTTTATATTGTTCCTTTTTCAGATACTTCGGGTTCGATAGGACACGATCCAAAGGACTATTATGATTATCAAGCTAGCTACTCTAGACAGGGGATAGGTCTCGTCGGCTTATATTTTACGAGTATGAAAGGGGGAAAAGCCGGAGTAATCCTTTCTCCTTCTGAGGCTGAGCTAGAGGAAGCGGTAGCGAAGTACACCCTTGAACAATATGTCCCGAGCTTTATTTTATTAGCGGAAAGTCCTGAAGAATTAGAATTATTTAAAAAATCTTATAGAAAGAAGGCTGCTTAA
- a CDS encoding winged helix-turn-helix transcriptional regulator gives MPPRVEYSLTEKGRTLSPILKSLRKRGEEYAVDILKNK, from the coding sequence GTGCCACCTAGAGTCGAATATAGTCTGACTGAAAAAGGAAGAACTCTATCTCCTATCTTAAAAAGTTTAAGAAAGAGGGGAGAAGAGTATGCAGTGGATATTTTGAAGAATAAGTAA